A stretch of Sinorhizobium meliloti DNA encodes these proteins:
- a CDS encoding DUF4164 domain-containing protein — MPAKTVKAAIDELRNAVQSLEIAIDGRFDKERDVSEFEGEVRRVNEDRSRLAQELDQSQFRANRLEEVNREVSRRLVTAMETIRAVLDR, encoded by the coding sequence ATGCCGGCAAAGACGGTCAAGGCGGCGATCGACGAGTTGCGCAACGCGGTTCAGTCTCTTGAGATCGCGATCGACGGCCGCTTCGACAAGGAAAGGGATGTGAGCGAGTTCGAAGGCGAGGTCAGGCGGGTCAACGAGGACCGGTCTCGCCTGGCGCAGGAACTCGACCAATCCCAATTCCGCGCCAACCGGTTGGAAGAGGTCAATCGCGAGGTATCCCGTCGTCTGGTGACGGCGATGGAGACCATTCGCGCGGTGCTGGATCGCTGA